Within the Ochrobactrum sp. Marseille-Q0166 genome, the region AGGCTCGAGCGCCATGCTCGCATTGGCTCATCAGTGAGCACCGCATCAGGTGACATTCTCAAAGAAAATGCCATGCTGCGAGAAGAAATGTCCGTCCTTGCAGCGAAGGTGGTCGCAGCAACGGCAATGCATGAAGGCGATTCTTCACCTATTCATAAGCTGCTTGAAGCGGAAGAAACAAAAAACAGTGCCTCTCGCCCCAAAAGTCTCGCAAGCCGAATTCGTGAGCTGCGCGAGAACGGATCCCGAAAAGAGTGAAACGACCGGGACCAGATCAATACACGCAGAACACGTACGCTCTACGCGTTAGCCTCTGAAATAACATCCGACCATTCGGTATGGCGTTTCACCTGCACCTGCATGAAACTGCATCGCGGTATAATCTTCCATCCGACCTTACGGGCATCTTCGACTGCATGAAGCGCAAGCGCCTGTGCAACGCCTTTACCGCGCATCGAGTCGGGTACAAATGTGTGGTCAATGGAAATCAGCGCCGGGCCTAATTTCGTATAAGTCATTTCTGCTTCATCACCATCAATTCTGACGAAGTATCGGCCATTTTCAGCTGAGTCGAATTTCTTGATTTCGATATTTCCGACCATATCAAGCCTCTCTGATGTGCGTGCCTTAAGCCTGAATATAGTTCAGCTCGATAAAAGAAAAACCCCGGCCAGTGAACCGGCCGGGGTTTGATTTTGTATCTTCCTGTCTCAAAGAGACAGCAAGAGTTTAGTGTCTATATTGCTGGATACGGGTCGTCCTGAGACCGGCGAGACCATGCTCGTCGATTGAGGACTGCCATCCCAGAAATTCCTCCACCGTCAATGTATAACGCTGGCATGCCTCCTCCAGGCTGAGAAGCCCGCCGCGAACAGCAGCAACAACTTCAGCCTTTCGGCGAATGACCCAGCGCCGTGTACTGGCGGGGGGGAGGTCGGCGATGGTCAGCGGGCTGCCATCGGGACCGATAACATACTTTATACGCGGTCTTGTCAGATCGGTCATTGTACTCTCTACACAACACTCAAGGACCTAATCGAGACCGAGACTAACCGCACAGCTTTAAGAATTACCTAAACAGGCGGTAACTATCTGGTAACACTTGCAAAAAAATGCCTTATTTAGAGAGGAAGTCATAAAAAAACCCGGATCTCCGGGCATTTTTTTTATTATCTCACGCGAAATTGTGGCGCAATTGCTGCAAAATGAGCGATGTTTTTGCTGCGACATCTTGGCAAATACCCATTGTGTGACCTATATAGGGCGCAAATCTAAACTTTGAGAAGCAGGGCTATGCCCGGAAGCTGGATTCAATCATGAGCCTGAACAGCCTCGATCTGCCGGGAAAGCCGGAAGACACGCGCGTTGTCGTCGCCATGTCTGGTGGCGTCGATTCCTCTGTTGTGGCCGGCATCCTCAAACGTGAGGGCTATGATGTTGTTGGCGTGACGCTACAGCTTTATGACCACGGTGCGGCAGTGCATCGCGCCGGTTCATGCTGCGCGGGTCAGGACATCGAAGACGCCCGCCGCGTTTCGGAAAGCCTGGGCATTCCGCATTACGTTCTCGATTACGAAGCACGATTCCGCGAAGCTGTGATCGACACTTTTGCAAATTCTTATGTCAGCGGCGAAACGCCGATTCCTTGTGTGTCGTGTAATCAGACCGTCAAGTTTGCTGATCTTTTGCAGACGGCGCGGGAATTGGGCGCTGATGCGCTGGCGACTGGTCATTATATCCGCAGTGGTTTGAATGGCGAACATCGCGCCATGTTCCGCCCGGAGGATTCTGATCGCGATCAGAGCTATTTCCTGTTTGCGACCACGCAGGAACAGATGGACTATCTGCGTTTTCCGCTTGGGCATCTGCCAAAGGCGCGCGTGCGTGAGATCGCGGAAGAAATGGGACTGACTGTTGCCAAAAAGCAGGACAGTCAGGACATCTGCTTTGTTCCGCAGGGAAAATATACCGACATTATTTCCAAGCTGAAGCCGGAAGCGGCAACACCGGGTGATATTGTTCATATTGACGGGCGTGTTCTTGGACGTCATGACGGCATTGTCCATTACACCGTTGGTCAGCGCCGCGGGATTGGCGTGGCCACAGGCGATCCTCTTTATGTTGTGCATCTTGATGCTGCCAATACACGGGTTATTGTTGGACCACGCGAAGCGCTTGAAACGCATAAGGTATTTTTACGTGATGTGAACTGGCTCGGCGATCAAGCGCTTGATGCGCTGCCGGAAGGCGGCGTCGAAGTGTTTGCCAAGGTTCGCTCAACGCGTCCGCCACGTCCAGCTGTTCTGCATCATGCTGACGGCAAAACATGGGTAGAGCTGGTCGATGGCGAAAGTGGTATCGCACCGGGACAGGCCTGTGTGCTTTATTCTGATAACAGCAATACGGCTCGTGTTTTCGGTGGCGGGTTTATTGCGCGTTCCGAACGCGAACCACGCGCTGAAGAAATGCTGCGCCGCCTCGTCACTGGCGCTGCCAGCGCTTCGGTGGCTTGAGACAGCGCACCATTAAGAATAAGTATAGAGAAAGCCTTCAGCCTGTGCTGGAGGCTTTTTTGTCATCCGTTAAACTTACTGAAACGGGATAGCGCAATGCCCGATGCCGTAGCGACATTGAGGCTATCAAACTGCGATGACATGGGAATGCGCGCTCCGGTGAGTTGTGTGAGCAGATGCGCTGGAAGCCCTTCGCCTTCAGTCCCTAATAGCAGCGCCTGACGCTTATTGCGTGCTGCTTGATAGATATTTAGTTCTGATGAGGGACTGAGAGCCAATATGTTAAATTCGGCTGCTTGAAGTTCTGCCACAATCGTCTCGATGTTTGAACCGTGAAAATACGGGACTTTCAGTGTCGCGCCGACAGAAACGCGGATGGCTTTTCGGTAAAGCGGGTCGCAGCATGTTTTATCCATAAATACACAATCGGCTTCAAAAGCTGCCGCATTGCGAAAGATCGATCCAACATTGTCGTGATTGGAAATCCCGCACAAAACAACCACGAGAGCGGTTTCAGGCAATCGTGTGATCACGTCTGCGAGTTCTGGCTGTGGTTTGCGTCGGCCGACAGCAAGGATGCCACGATGGACATGAAAGCCCGCGACCTCATCAATGACCGATTGCGGCACGGAATAGACTTCTACGCCGGATGGTAAATGTGCAAGCTGGTCTTGCAGGCCATTCAGACGGTTTTCCAGAATGAGAAGGGATTCCGTTTCAAAGCGTGTGGCTTCCGAAAAAAGAACATTGAGGACGACTTTTCCCTCAGCGATAAAGCGCTGTTGCCGCCCGACCAGATCTTTTTCCCGGATATTTTTGTACGCTGCAAGGCGCTGATCGTTTGAGTCAGCAATTTCGACGACAAAGTCGTGCGATCGGGTGGTTTGCTCCTTCATCGCACGACTTATGCCTCATGATATGTGGTTACTGATGTAGCACCGCCGCCATTTCGCGTCGACGCGGAGTTGGACTCATATAGAGACTTGAAAGTGTAGACAACATCAACTCGATATGTGGTGATGAAACAATATAATAAATAGTCTGCGCATCGCGTCGTGTTGATACCAGATCAAGCGCTCTCAGCTTCGCAAGATGTTGTGATAAAGCGGATTGACTGAGATCGATTGCTTTTGCAAGTGCGCCAACAGACATCTCATTATTTAGTAATTTACAAAGAATGAGGAGCCTCTTGTTATTTGCTAATGCGGACAAAAAATCCGCTGCGGAATCAACATTTTCAACTAAATCAAAAAAATTATTTTCGTTAGACATTTGCAGTCATACCCCCGTAAGACAGCATAAGGTTAAAATCGCCCGGCTTCATTTTTGAGCGGGCGTAAAAAAATTAATACTATATGCTAAAATTTAAAAGAGCTTGCTTATATGTTCCAGCATAAAAATATAGGGTTTTTGTCCCAAAAAATATGGTTATTTGTTTCAGGGGGCTATTTTGCGTTAGTGAATGGACATTTTTGAGTTGTTTTTTGAACTCGTCTGCGGGAGAGCGAAGTTTCTAACGTGGTCCTTCATCTGCGCATGTAGTGACATTTGGTCTGTTCGCGTAAGCGGGAGTTTTCAGAGCAAGTCTTTTTTAATCTTAGGGAGCTGAGAGCCAAAAACGCGGCAGCAGATTATCTGCAAATAATATTATAATTAGGCGCCTCTTAGCGCAATTTTCTAGAAACATTATTTTTAATGGAATAAAAAACTAAAAAAATGTCAGGATATCCGTTGAGAATATGACCAGATTCTAAAAATTGCACTTGCATTGTTATGCGTCACACGTTTCGATAAGCGCCAATTGCGTGCTTAGGGTGCGCGCAATAATATTTCCGTGGAGGCGGGCACTAAATGAAATTCTATAAAACACTTCTTGCTGCTACGGCAGTTGTCGCTTTGATGAGCGGCGCGGCCTCGGCAAAGACCTTTGTCTATTGTTCGCCAGCATCGCCTGAGGGTTTTGATCCTGCAGCTTATACCGGTGGTGACACGTTTGATGCGTCCGCGCATCCGGTTTACAACCGCCTTGCAGAATTTAAAAATGGCACAACGGAAGTTGTCCCGGGTCTTGCTGAAAGCTGGACCGTTTCAGACGATGGTAAGGAATACACCTTCAAGCTTCGCACCGGCGTCAAGTTCCATTCGAGCGACAATTTCACGCCAAGCCGTGATTTCAACGCCGACGATGTGATCTTCTCGTTTGATCGCATGGGCAACAAGGAAAACCCATGGCACGAATATACGTCGGGCATTTCCTATGAATATTTCGATTCCATGGAAATGGGTTCGCTGATCAAGGAAATCCAGAAGATTGACGATAATACCGTCAAGTTCATTCTGACCCGCCCAGAAGCTGCATTCCTCGCAAATATTTCGATGCCTTTCGCTTCGATCATTTCGAAGGAATACACCGACAAGCTCGCAGCGGATGGCAAGCAGTCCGATCTTAACCAGTTCCCGGTTGGTACAGGTCCTTTCCAGTTCGTTGCTTACCAGAAAGACGCAGTTGTTCGCTTCAAGGCCAACCCGGACTATTGGGGTGACAAGCCGAAGATCGACGATCTGGTTTTTGCAATCACCACTGACCCGGCTGTGCGCGCACAGAAGCTCAAGGCTGGTGAATGCCACCTGATGTCTTACCCGGCACCAGCTGACATTAAGGGTCTTCAGGCCGATTCCAACCTCAAGGTTGACGAACAGGCTGGCCTGAATGTTGCGTATTTCGCTTATAATACGCTCAAGGCGCCATTCGATAAGCCGGAAGTTCGCAAGGCACTCAATCAGGCTGTTAACAAGCAGGCGATTGTCGATGGCGTTTATGAAGGTCAGGGTCAGGTTGCAAAGAACCCGATTCCACCGACAATGTGGAGCTACAACGACAAGATCGAAGACGACAAGTACGATCCGGAAGCAGCCAAAGCAGCTCTCGAAGCTGCTGGCGTCAAGGATCTGAAGATGAAGCTGTGGGCAATGCCTGTCAGCCGTCCTTACATGCCCAATGCACGTCGTACGGCTGAACTGATGCAGTCAGATCTTGCCAAGGTTGGTGTAAACGCTGAAATCGTTTCGATGGAATGGGGTGAGTACCTCAAGAAGTCGGGCGAAAAGGACCGCGACGGTGCAGTCATTCTCGGCTGGACCGGTGACAATGGTGATCCGGACAACTTCCTCGGCACGCTTCTGGGCTGCGCAGGCGTTGGTTCGAACAACCGCGCACAGTGGTGCTACCAGCCATTCGAAGACCTGATCCAGAAGGCCAAGGTTTCGACAAGCCATGACGAACGCGTCAAGCTTTACGAAGAAGCACAGGTGATCTTCAAGGAGCAGGCTCCTTGGAACACGATTGCTCACTCGACCGTTTTTGTGCCGATGTCGGCCAAGGTAACGGGCTTCAAGCAGAGCCCGCTTGGTGACTATCGCTTCGAAGAAGTCGATATTAGCGAGTAAAATCCCGACAACACCAGCGGCCGGGTGTGGAGGTTTCCTCCGCACCCGGTCGGAGTTTTTATATGTTTCGTTTTATATTAAACAAACTCCTCTATCTGATACCGACTTTTATCGGCATCACGATTGTCGCTTTCGCCTTTGTGCGCGTGCTGCCGGGAGACCCCGTTCTTCTGATGGCGGGCGAACGCGGCGTCAGTCCTGAGCGCCATGCACAATTGCTGGCCCAGCTCGGCTTTGACCGTCCATTGTGGGAGCAGTACCTCCATTATGTGGGAAATCTTCTGCACGGCGATTTCGGTCAGTCGCTGGTAACCAAAAAGCCAGTTATCGACGAATTTTTTGCTCTGTTCCCGGCAACGGTTGAACTGGCATTCT harbors:
- a CDS encoding GNAT family N-acetyltransferase, coding for MVGNIEIKKFDSAENGRYFVRIDGDEAEMTYTKLGPALISIDHTFVPDSMRGKGVAQALALHAVEDARKVGWKIIPRCSFMQVQVKRHTEWSDVISEANA
- a CDS encoding metalloregulator ArsR/SmtB family transcription factor gives rise to the protein MSNENNFFDLVENVDSAADFLSALANNKRLLILCKLLNNEMSVGALAKAIDLSQSALSQHLAKLRALDLVSTRRDAQTIYYIVSSPHIELMLSTLSSLYMSPTPRRREMAAVLHQ
- the mnmA gene encoding tRNA 2-thiouridine(34) synthase MnmA; translation: MSLNSLDLPGKPEDTRVVVAMSGGVDSSVVAGILKREGYDVVGVTLQLYDHGAAVHRAGSCCAGQDIEDARRVSESLGIPHYVLDYEARFREAVIDTFANSYVSGETPIPCVSCNQTVKFADLLQTARELGADALATGHYIRSGLNGEHRAMFRPEDSDRDQSYFLFATTQEQMDYLRFPLGHLPKARVREIAEEMGLTVAKKQDSQDICFVPQGKYTDIISKLKPEAATPGDIVHIDGRVLGRHDGIVHYTVGQRRGIGVATGDPLYVVHLDAANTRVIVGPREALETHKVFLRDVNWLGDQALDALPEGGVEVFAKVRSTRPPRPAVLHHADGKTWVELVDGESGIAPGQACVLYSDNSNTARVFGGGFIARSEREPRAEEMLRRLVTGAASASVA
- a CDS encoding RNA methyltransferase gives rise to the protein MKEQTTRSHDFVVEIADSNDQRLAAYKNIREKDLVGRQQRFIAEGKVVLNVLFSEATRFETESLLILENRLNGLQDQLAHLPSGVEVYSVPQSVIDEVAGFHVHRGILAVGRRKPQPELADVITRLPETALVVVLCGISNHDNVGSIFRNAAAFEADCVFMDKTCCDPLYRKAIRVSVGATLKVPYFHGSNIETIVAELQAAEFNILALSPSSELNIYQAARNKRQALLLGTEGEGLPAHLLTQLTGARIPMSSQFDSLNVATASGIALSRFSKFNG
- a CDS encoding DUF1153 domain-containing protein, which codes for MTDLTRPRIKYVIGPDGSPLTIADLPPASTRRWVIRRKAEVVAAVRGGLLSLEEACQRYTLTVEEFLGWQSSIDEHGLAGLRTTRIQQYRH
- a CDS encoding ABC transporter substrate-binding protein yields the protein MKFYKTLLAATAVVALMSGAASAKTFVYCSPASPEGFDPAAYTGGDTFDASAHPVYNRLAEFKNGTTEVVPGLAESWTVSDDGKEYTFKLRTGVKFHSSDNFTPSRDFNADDVIFSFDRMGNKENPWHEYTSGISYEYFDSMEMGSLIKEIQKIDDNTVKFILTRPEAAFLANISMPFASIISKEYTDKLAADGKQSDLNQFPVGTGPFQFVAYQKDAVVRFKANPDYWGDKPKIDDLVFAITTDPAVRAQKLKAGECHLMSYPAPADIKGLQADSNLKVDEQAGLNVAYFAYNTLKAPFDKPEVRKALNQAVNKQAIVDGVYEGQGQVAKNPIPPTMWSYNDKIEDDKYDPEAAKAALEAAGVKDLKMKLWAMPVSRPYMPNARRTAELMQSDLAKVGVNAEIVSMEWGEYLKKSGEKDRDGAVILGWTGDNGDPDNFLGTLLGCAGVGSNNRAQWCYQPFEDLIQKAKVSTSHDERVKLYEEAQVIFKEQAPWNTIAHSTVFVPMSAKVTGFKQSPLGDYRFEEVDISE